Proteins co-encoded in one Lacerta agilis isolate rLacAgi1 chromosome 6, rLacAgi1.pri, whole genome shotgun sequence genomic window:
- the GADD45A gene encoding growth arrest and DNA damage-inducible protein GADD45 alpha, with translation MTLEDLAGEHQTFGSMEKVGDALEEVLSKALTQRSITIGVYEAAKLLNVDPDNVVLCLLAADEEDNQDVALQIHFTLIQAFCCENDINILRVSNPSRLAELLLLGASGGGEQPADLHCVLVTNPHASQWKDPALSQLICFCRESRYMDQWVPVINLPER, from the exons ATGACTCTGGAAGATCTCGCTGGGGAGCACCAGACTTTCGGAAG CATGGAGAAGGTAGGGGATGCCCTGGAGGAAGTCCTGAGCAAAGCCCTGACTCAGAGAAGCATCACCATTGGAGTGTATGAGGCTGCCAAGCTGCTCAACGT GGATCCAGATAATGTGGTGCTTTGTCTGCTGGCAGCCGATGAGGAAGACAACCAGGATGTTGCTCTACAAATTCACTTCACCCTGATCCAAGCTTTCTGTTGCGAGAATGACATTAACATACTCAGAGTGAGCAACCCAAGTCGGCTAGCGGAGCTGCTGCTCTTGGGGGCGAGTGGAGGGGGTGAGCAGCCTGCAGACCTGCACTGTGTGCTTGTGACA aATCCACATGCCTCTCAATGGAAGGATCCAGCCTTAAGTCAACTGATTTGCTTTTGCCGGGAAAGCCGCTACATGGATCAGTGGGTTCCAGTGATTAACCTTCCTGAACGATGA